The nucleotide window ACCTTGACATTTTCAGGCAAGCTTTCACCAGCCGTCATCATCGCTGTTGCTCCACCCATTGATACGCCGAACAAAACGATTTCAGCCTCAGGATCTTGCGCAAGCACCTCATCAATCCACTGCAAAACATCGAAGCGATCATGCCAGCCCATGCCGATATATTCGCCTTCACTTTCACCATGTCCACGTAAATCGGGCGCTAACACATTAAAGCCTTGCTCATAAAAATTACGAATCCATCTCGTCATTTTAGCAGAGCTACTCGTATAGCCATGTAAGACAATTGCCCATTTATGCTGACTGTCTTGTAAATAGACATTTCCTTGCAATTTCAAATTTAGCTTATCATTCGACTCAATCTTCCACTTTTCTGCTTGAACCGCTGCCTTAAAATCATCATCTAGCTGAACAGATTGTGCCTCTGCTTCCGCATTAATAAATGGGCTATCCTCTAAGTTTGGGTTATCTTCCATAAATTCTTTTTCATCCTGTGCATTTAAGGCATAATTATAAAAATAGTTACCTACCCCAAAATACGCGATAATTAATAGAAGTATTACGATAATACCGCTATATAGAAGCTTTTTCTTCAATATGCTCCCTCCCCCCTCCTATAGTATTTTTTTTACGCCTTTAATATGTATTAATAACAGCTCTCGCGTTTCTATCTTCTCAGGCTGTTTTTTCGTTTTCGGCTGCGTAATATCAAGTTTAATTTTAGCAGCATCTTTTGGACTGCTATAGCCATTAAATGAAGCATTGTAAATGATTTCGCCTGTCTTTAATGTAACTGTCGCCTTTTTGGCATCAATTAAATCTTTTAAAAATGGATATGTTGTTAAATTCCGTTTGCGTGCAGCAATAGCTAAGCGCGGCTCTAAAAATAGAAATAAAGCCTCTAATACAACAACATAGACAACCGTTGTTGTAATTAATATGACAGGGGAAACATTTAAGCGTGCCATCATAAAAGCATTACTAATCGCTCCTAAAAATACGATAATATGATATAAAGTTTTTCGCATCGTAAAATCCTTTCTTTCTATATAATAGAGGGAGTTCAAAAAAGCTTCACCTTTTCAAACTCCCTCGCTTCACAC belongs to Lysinibacillus louembei and includes:
- a CDS encoding response regulator, which translates into the protein MRKTLYHIIVFLGAISNAFMMARLNVSPVILITTTVVYVVVLEALFLFLEPRLAIAARKRNLTTYPFLKDLIDAKKATVTLKTGEIIYNASFNGYSSPKDAAKIKLDITQPKTKKQPEKIETRELLLIHIKGVKKIL
- a CDS encoding alpha/beta hydrolase, coding for MEDNPNLEDSPFINAEAEAQSVQLDDDFKAAVQAEKWKIESNDKLNLKLQGNVYLQDSQHKWAIVLHGYTSSSAKMTRWIRNFYEQGFNVLAPDLRGHGESEGEYIGMGWHDRFDVLQWIDEVLAQDPEAEIVLFGVSMGGATAMMTAGESLPENVKVIVEDCGYSSVSGVFVYQLDDLFGLPEFPVLHAANTVTKMRAGYSIYEASAVEQVKKSTTPMLFIHGDADTFVPFEMLQEVYDAASVEKDMLIVENAAHGDAVKVDPETYWQTVWTFIGKYI